Proteins encoded in a region of the Bartonella taylorii genome:
- the virB11 gene encoding P-type DNA transfer ATPase VirB11, giving the protein MMSTASLHANQIQKDQAVAQLLQPLDHFLEDPKITELSICRPCEVWIKSFEGWQVHSVPELTATFLQTLITAIIVYNGMAPRSVNYVRLPGGQRGTIVQTPAVIDGTLSFMIRKHSLTVKTLEEFNEEGAFNDFADVSFNKPTEKEANNLLSQQDFTRLEPFEVQLLRLKRDRKVLEFLKECVLHKRNIIIAGKTGSGKTTFARSLIEKVPVEERIITIEDVHELFLPNHPNHVHMLYGNGAGRVSAEECLDACLRQSPDRIFLAELRGNEAWEYLNSLNTGHPGSITTTHANNALQTFERCATLIKRSEVGRQLELEMIKVVLYTTVDVVLFFKDRKLSEVFYDPIFSKSKIV; this is encoded by the coding sequence GTGATGTCTACAGCCTCGTTACACGCTAACCAAATACAGAAAGATCAAGCAGTTGCACAACTTCTGCAACCGCTTGATCATTTCTTAGAAGATCCGAAAATTACTGAATTATCGATTTGCCGCCCCTGTGAAGTGTGGATAAAGAGCTTTGAGGGTTGGCAAGTACATAGCGTGCCAGAGTTAACAGCTACTTTTTTGCAAACGCTTATCACAGCCATTATCGTTTATAATGGTATGGCTCCCAGAAGTGTTAATTATGTGCGCTTACCCGGAGGACAGCGCGGTACAATTGTACAAACACCAGCTGTTATCGATGGCACGCTCTCCTTTATGATTCGTAAGCATTCCCTTACAGTTAAAACGCTAGAGGAATTCAATGAAGAAGGTGCATTTAATGATTTTGCCGATGTAAGCTTCAATAAGCCTACTGAGAAAGAAGCAAATAATTTGTTATCACAGCAGGATTTCACACGATTAGAGCCATTTGAAGTTCAACTCCTGCGCCTCAAACGTGATAGAAAAGTTCTTGAATTTTTGAAAGAATGCGTACTTCATAAACGCAATATCATTATCGCAGGCAAAACAGGATCGGGTAAAACAACATTTGCTCGCTCCTTAATTGAAAAAGTACCCGTAGAAGAGCGTATTATCACGATTGAGGATGTTCATGAACTTTTTTTACCGAATCATCCAAACCATGTACATATGCTTTATGGTAACGGAGCAGGCCGTGTTTCCGCTGAAGAGTGCCTAGATGCATGTTTACGTCAATCGCCTGACCGCATTTTTCTTGCGGAACTGCGTGGCAATGAAGCTTGGGAATATCTCAATTCATTGAATACTGGGCATCCAGGATCCATTACAACTACACACGCCAACAATGCTTTGCAAACATTCGAACGATGTGCCACATTGATCAAAAGATCAGAGGTTGGCCGTCAACTCGAACTAGAAATGATAAAGGTAGTGCTTTACACTACAGTGGATGTAGTATTGTTCTTCAAAGATAGAAAGCTTTCTGAAGTCTTTTACGATCCAATTTTTTCTAAATCAAAGATAGTTTAA
- the virB10 gene encoding type IV secretion system protein VirB10, which translates to MFDNKKGDEISKSATLDYTEPKHIEGAYGSSELGSEPRPTIPGARALLMVGIIVIVAVPIALTWKALKMRNSIEVEEEKPQQTVQQIIPSYTPKVIEEPKVVEEVEKVTETEDSIQELPPAWAKLLQTTIPPHLIKDSEELARKRMFSSGLNNGGSSESSTERSKGNASANDRSNGILFDQLQPVRLGQSRAVQLHNRDLLITQGTQIDCVLETKIITSQPGMTTCHLTRDIYSTSGRVVLLDRGSKVVGFYQSGLQQGQTRVFVQWSRIETPSGVIVNLDSPGTGPLGEAGIGGWIDRHFWERFGGAIMVSIIGDLGDWVKDKIGRGSKDKEKTQSQGIQNAESVVTDVIQNSINITPTLYKNQGERISIFVARDLDFSDVYSLVTR; encoded by the coding sequence ATGTTCGACAATAAGAAAGGAGATGAAATCAGCAAAAGCGCGACACTGGATTACACCGAACCAAAGCATATTGAAGGTGCGTATGGTAGCTCCGAACTAGGTTCAGAACCCCGTCCAACAATTCCTGGTGCACGTGCATTATTGATGGTAGGAATCATTGTCATCGTAGCCGTACCGATTGCTCTGACTTGGAAAGCTCTAAAAATGCGTAATAGCATAGAAGTTGAGGAAGAAAAACCTCAACAGACGGTACAACAAATTATACCAAGCTATACCCCTAAAGTCATAGAAGAACCGAAAGTTGTAGAAGAAGTTGAGAAAGTAACAGAAACAGAAGACTCAATACAAGAGCTTCCACCTGCTTGGGCCAAGCTACTTCAAACGACGATTCCACCACATTTGATTAAAGATTCTGAAGAATTAGCGCGCAAGCGTATGTTCAGTTCTGGTCTTAACAATGGTGGTAGTAGCGAAAGCTCTACAGAGCGTTCAAAAGGGAATGCATCTGCAAACGACAGAAGTAATGGCATATTATTCGACCAGCTACAACCTGTACGATTAGGCCAATCACGCGCGGTTCAACTTCATAATCGTGATCTCTTGATTACCCAAGGAACGCAGATAGATTGCGTACTAGAAACTAAGATTATCACATCACAGCCGGGAATGACAACATGTCATTTAACACGTGATATTTATTCCACAAGCGGTCGCGTTGTTTTGTTAGATCGTGGTTCTAAAGTCGTCGGTTTCTATCAAAGTGGCCTACAACAGGGACAAACGCGCGTCTTTGTACAATGGTCGCGTATTGAAACACCTTCTGGTGTTATCGTTAACCTTGATTCACCCGGCACTGGCCCTCTTGGAGAAGCCGGCATTGGTGGTTGGATTGACAGACATTTTTGGGAACGATTCGGTGGAGCAATCATGGTGAGTATAATTGGTGACTTAGGAGACTGGGTAAAAGATAAAATTGGGCGAGGAAGTAAAGATAAGGAAAAAACACAATCTCAAGGTATACAGAATGCTGAATCGGTAGTTACCGACGTTATTCAAAACTCCATAAATATTACACCAACACTTTACAAGAACCAGGGCGAGCGGATAAGTATTTTTGTTGCTCGAGATTTGGATTTCAGTGATGTCTACAGCCTCGTTACACGCTAA
- the virB9 gene encoding P-type conjugative transfer protein VirB9 gives MKKLTFFVLLSSFSSFYTVPVQALKSPSNSQYDHRIRYITYNEADVVQIETVLGVATHIILEEGEHYITHAFGDSEAYAFAHKGRHIFIKPKAELANTNLIVVTDKRSYKFRLQFRNDRAGSTYELAFHYPDTNTQKLHENSQRLAIERGFHQSVKGYNLSYTMSGNQDIAPINAWDNGRITYFKFPANMDMPSIYVVDAEGNESLIPRTVVGNSNDIIAVHKVNPKWLIRLGKRALAVFNEAYDPNGIPNTTGTISSVVHRINKEGGK, from the coding sequence ATGAAAAAACTTACATTCTTCGTTCTACTGTCTTCGTTTTCTTCTTTTTATACAGTACCTGTGCAGGCACTCAAAAGCCCATCGAATTCACAATATGATCATCGCATTCGCTATATAACATATAACGAAGCCGATGTGGTTCAAATTGAAACAGTTCTTGGTGTGGCAACACATATCATTCTTGAAGAAGGTGAACATTATATCACTCATGCCTTTGGTGATTCAGAAGCCTATGCCTTTGCTCATAAAGGGCGGCATATTTTTATTAAACCAAAAGCAGAACTTGCCAATACAAATCTCATCGTTGTAACCGATAAACGTAGCTACAAATTCCGACTACAGTTTCGAAATGATCGTGCTGGATCTACTTATGAATTAGCTTTTCATTATCCCGATACAAATACCCAAAAATTACATGAGAACAGCCAACGTCTTGCCATTGAGCGTGGTTTTCATCAAAGCGTAAAAGGTTATAACCTTAGCTATACTATGAGCGGCAACCAAGACATTGCTCCGATCAACGCTTGGGATAATGGACGTATTACCTATTTTAAATTTCCCGCTAACATGGATATGCCATCAATTTACGTAGTAGATGCCGAAGGCAATGAAAGCTTAATACCGCGTACTGTTGTAGGAAATTCCAATGATATTATCGCTGTTCATAAGGTTAATCCCAAGTGGCTTATACGGCTTGGCAAACGTGCTTTGGCTGTTTTCAATGAAGCCTACGACCCCAATGGTATACCAAATACAACTGGAACAATATCCTCGGTAGTTCACCGAATTAATAAAGAAGGAGGAAAGTGA
- a CDS encoding virB8 family protein: MKTKQAKPVKAEQLSSYYEESRGLERDLINEFIRSRRTAWRVASTLGLFGLFGMICGVVGFSQPAPTPLVLRVDNTTGAVDVISVMREHETSYGEVVDRYWLNQYVLNRETYDYDTIQLNYDTTALLSAASVQQEYYKIYDGENARDKVLSNKARITVKVRSIQPNGLGQATVRFTTQQLDSNGATTGPKQHQIATISYTYIGAPMKSSDRLLNPLGFQVTSYRSDPEILLND, from the coding sequence ATGAAAACAAAACAAGCAAAACCAGTGAAAGCTGAACAACTCAGCAGTTATTACGAAGAAAGTCGAGGTTTAGAACGTGATCTCATAAATGAATTTATAAGATCGCGTAGAACGGCATGGCGTGTAGCGAGTACTCTTGGTCTTTTTGGCTTATTCGGTATGATATGTGGAGTCGTTGGATTTTCTCAACCAGCACCAACTCCCTTAGTATTGCGCGTTGATAATACTACGGGTGCTGTTGATGTTATTTCTGTAATGCGTGAGCATGAAACCAGCTACGGTGAAGTTGTGGACAGATATTGGCTCAATCAATATGTGCTTAACCGCGAAACTTACGACTATGATACCATTCAACTAAACTACGACACAACAGCACTTTTAAGTGCGGCATCTGTTCAACAAGAATATTATAAAATCTATGATGGAGAAAATGCACGGGATAAAGTGCTTTCCAACAAAGCACGTATCACAGTTAAAGTACGATCAATCCAGCCTAATGGACTCGGTCAAGCAACTGTACGTTTTACGACTCAGCAACTTGACAGCAACGGTGCTACTACTGGACCCAAGCAGCACCAGATAGCAACAATTAGCTACACCTATATTGGTGCACCCATGAAATCATCTGATCGATTGCTTAACCCCCTCGGTTTTCAAGTGACAAGTTACCGTTCTGACCCGGAAATATTGTTGAATGATTAA
- a CDS encoding TrwH protein: protein MKSIILIILITNLLSACVLAPKPKQPSNWNRVPINKTIPAEIKRGDI from the coding sequence ATGAAATCTATCATTCTTATAATTCTGATTACAAACCTTTTATCAGCTTGTGTATTAGCACCAAAGCCAAAGCAACCAAGTAATTGGAACCGTGTACCTATTAATAAAACAATCCCTGCCGAAATCAAGCGAGGAGACATATGA
- a CDS encoding type IV secretion system protein: MDFTVFTQLFNKIDQITKTYVTDISSKTIATITPFVSIGITIAFIIYGWLIIRGAIDMPLSGFVNRFLRISIITSIALTAGLYQSEIANLITQMPYELSKALITDPLNDTQLMNLLDTAATKGFQYAGRLFQETVFFEANGLLYSLLGIIILLATSLVVAIGGGLVLLTKIAITLLVGWGPLFIIALLWQPTHRLFEQWIIQIINYTILFLLLATVFNLMMHIFVNYLRDMRLDYDQNISAMFGGALILSIISITLLLKLSSVANSLAKGITFGHLWRHRN; this comes from the coding sequence ATGGACTTTACAGTGTTCACGCAACTTTTCAATAAAATTGATCAGATAACAAAAACATATGTCACAGATATTTCCTCAAAAACAATAGCTACAATCACACCCTTTGTATCAATCGGTATCACAATCGCTTTCATCATCTATGGATGGCTCATCATTCGGGGCGCTATAGATATGCCTCTCTCCGGATTTGTAAATCGGTTCCTACGGATAAGTATTATTACCTCAATAGCTCTTACCGCAGGACTGTATCAAAGTGAAATTGCCAATTTGATAACACAAATGCCCTATGAGTTATCAAAAGCGCTCATAACAGATCCACTTAATGATACACAATTAATGAATCTACTGGACACAGCAGCAACCAAAGGATTTCAATATGCAGGACGTCTTTTCCAAGAAACCGTCTTCTTCGAAGCCAATGGACTGCTTTACAGTCTCTTAGGCATCATCATCTTGCTAGCAACAAGCCTCGTAGTAGCAATCGGTGGTGGTCTCGTGCTCCTAACAAAAATCGCTATTACACTTCTCGTAGGATGGGGACCTCTCTTCATCATTGCTTTGCTCTGGCAACCAACTCATCGCCTTTTCGAGCAATGGATAATCCAAATCATCAATTATACAATCCTCTTTCTACTCTTAGCGACTGTATTTAATCTGATGATGCATATCTTTGTAAACTATTTGAGAGATATGAGACTCGATTACGACCAGAATATAAGCGCCATGTTTGGGGGTGCTCTCATCTTGTCCATTATATCCATCACGCTTTTACTCAAACTATCAAGTGTTGCCAATTCTCTCGCAAAAGGAATTACATTTGGACATCTATGGAGACATAGAAACTAG
- a CDS encoding type IV secretion system protein, which produces MKKRFIITGMITLLGMINLTLTSNFSWGSGTQGSAVQIPFSKAEYLEIINLLKQQIIATENQIENTKKIHQSIIGNDTSTPMARESFHYFLEFLPSVYPKAQTNYQVMSGVGEFKKFFRDIILEEKRYSFQNLPYHRMREIINTRLKYSGIVDKAVSFQTFQDAENRFKQIDDFLDKINKTKDLKEVFELQTRIKTMSSMIQNEYTKLQMVRNLSEDEENLIEIQKRKLYGKTVASHHKGIPKIRSNQ; this is translated from the coding sequence ATGAAAAAGCGATTTATTATAACAGGAATGATTACCCTTTTGGGAATGATAAATTTAACTCTAACGTCTAACTTTAGTTGGGGTTCTGGGACTCAAGGCTCAGCTGTTCAAATTCCTTTTTCAAAAGCAGAATATCTGGAAATTATTAATTTGTTAAAACAACAAATTATAGCAACCGAAAACCAGATTGAAAATACGAAAAAAATCCATCAGTCTATAATAGGAAATGACACATCAACACCAATGGCAAGAGAGAGTTTTCATTATTTCTTAGAATTTTTGCCTTCTGTCTACCCAAAAGCACAGACAAACTACCAAGTCATGAGTGGTGTTGGGGAATTTAAAAAATTTTTTCGTGACATTATTCTCGAAGAAAAAAGGTACAGCTTCCAGAACTTGCCGTATCATAGGATGCGCGAAATAATTAATACGCGTCTTAAATATAGTGGAATTGTCGATAAAGCTGTAAGTTTTCAAACTTTCCAAGACGCAGAGAACCGCTTTAAACAAATAGACGATTTTTTAGATAAGATAAATAAAACAAAAGATCTCAAAGAAGTTTTCGAGTTGCAAACACGCATTAAGACCATGTCATCCATGATCCAAAATGAATATACAAAGCTACAAATGGTCAGAAATTTAAGCGAAGACGAAGAGAATCTTATCGAAATACAAAAACGTAAATTATATGGAAAAACTGTAGCCTCTCACCACAAAGGTATACCTAAAATAAGATCTAACCAATAA
- a CDS encoding type IV secretion system protein: MDFTVFTQLFNKIDQITKTYVTDISSKTIATITPFVSIGITIAFIIYGWLIIRGAIDMPLSGFVNRFLRISIITSIALTAGLYQSEIANLITQMPYELSKALITDPLNDTQLMNLLDTAATKGFQYAGRLFQETVFFEANGLLYSLLGIIILLATSLVVAIGGGLVLLTKIAITLLVGWGPLFIIALLWQPTHRLFEQWIIQIINYTILFLLLATVFNLMMHIFVNYLRDMRLDYDQNISAMFGGALILSIISITLLLKLSSVANSLAKGITFGHLWRHRN; this comes from the coding sequence ATGGACTTTACAGTGTTCACGCAACTTTTCAATAAAATTGATCAGATAACAAAAACATATGTCACAGATATTTCCTCAAAAACAATAGCCACAATCACACCCTTTGTATCAATCGGTATCACAATCGCTTTCATCATCTATGGATGGCTCATCATTCGGGGCGCTATAGATATGCCTCTCTCCGGATTTGTAAATCGGTTCCTACGGATAAGTATTATTACCTCAATAGCTCTTACCGCAGGACTGTATCAAAGTGAAATTGCCAATTTGATAACACAAATGCCCTATGAGTTATCAAAAGCGCTCATAACAGATCCACTTAATGATACACAATTAATGAATCTACTGGACACAGCAGCAACCAAAGGATTTCAATATGCAGGACGTCTTTTCCAAGAAACCGTCTTCTTCGAAGCCAATGGACTGCTTTACAGTCTCTTAGGCATCATCATCTTGCTAGCAACAAGCCTCGTAGTAGCAATCGGTGGTGGTCTCGTGCTCCTAACAAAAATCGCTATTACACTTCTCGTAGGATGGGGACCTCTCTTCATCATTGCTTTGCTCTGGCAACCAACTCATCGCCTTTTCGAGCAATGGATAATCCAAATCATCAATTATACAATCCTCTTTCTACTCTTAGCGACTGTATTTAATCTGATGATGCATATCTTTGTAAACTATTTGAGAGATATGAGACTCGATTACGACCAGAATATAAGCGCCATGTTTGGGGGTGCTCTCATCTTGTCCATTATATCCATCACGCTTTTACTCAAACTATCAAGTGTTGCCAATTCTCTCGCAAAAGGAATTACATTTGGACATCTATGGAGACATAGAAACTAG
- a CDS encoding type IV secretion system protein translates to MKKQFIITGMITLLGMINLAHALDFSKVDVSADPSVVCNVLAVSSAEFEKRTTGKDSTGILEKCSKLQSSAPPPQPAPPPQPASPPQPASPPQPASPPPPAPSAEYLEIINLLKKGEIIELLKKQLALKKEQLSQTEKTYQAITNSQKTAPKKIDFSSFFFKEPESLYKSDKLSRESYQKVLEDENKISEPFDKMGKLLFDRLEFFSLLYKAMTLKTFEKIENRFKYLKNIFNELQTKENLKDIADLQAHIDASLAMIQNESITIQMITHLRKAEQSLIKRKRRELDMKIFNHEKKGMPIIR, encoded by the coding sequence ATGAAAAAGCAATTTATTATAACAGGAATGATTACCCTTTTGGGAATGATAAATTTGGCACATGCATTGGATTTTTCTAAAGTAGATGTAAGCGCAGATCCATCAGTTGTATGCAATGTTCTAGCAGTGTCATCTGCAGAATTTGAAAAGAGAACAACTGGAAAAGACAGCACTGGAATCCTAGAAAAATGTTCAAAATTGCAATCATCTGCTCCACCGCCACAACCTGCTCCACCGCCACAACCTGCTTCACCGCCACAACCTGCTTCACCGCCACAACCTGCTTCACCCCCACCACCTGCTCCATCAGCAGAATATCTGGAGATTATTAACCTATTAAAAAAGGGGGAAATTATTGAGCTCTTAAAAAAACAGCTTGCGTTAAAAAAAGAACAACTTTCGCAAACAGAAAAAACCTATCAAGCTATAACAAATAGTCAGAAAACTGCACCTAAAAAAATAGACTTTTCTAGTTTTTTTTTCAAAGAGCCAGAATCGCTCTATAAAAGTGATAAGCTTTCAAGGGAATCATATCAAAAGGTATTGGAGGACGAAAACAAAATTTCTGAGCCTTTTGATAAAATGGGCAAGTTGCTTTTTGATCGTTTAGAATTTTTCTCGTTACTATATAAAGCTATGACTTTGAAAACTTTTGAAAAAATAGAAAATCGTTTTAAATACCTCAAAAATATATTTAATGAACTTCAAACAAAAGAAAACCTGAAAGATATTGCAGATCTTCAAGCACATATCGATGCTTCATTAGCCATGATCCAAAATGAATCTATAACGATACAAATGATAACGCATTTACGTAAGGCTGAGCAATCACTTATCAAAAGGAAAAGACGCGAACTTGATATGAAAATTTTTAACCATGAAAAAAAAGGGATGCCTATCATACGATAA
- a CDS encoding TrwH protein: protein MKSIILIILITNLLSACVLAPKPKQPSNWNRVPINKTIPAEIKRGDI from the coding sequence ATGAAATCTATCATTCTTATAATTCTGATTACAAACCTTTTATCAGCTTGTGTATTAGCACCAAAGCCAAAGCAACCAAGTAATTGGAACCGTGTGCCTATTAATAAAACAATCCCTGCCGAAATCAAGCGAGGAGATATATGA
- a CDS encoding type IV secretion system protein produces the protein MDFTVFTQLFNKIDQITKTYVTDISSKTIATITPFVSIGITIAFIIYGWLIIRGAIDMPLSGFVNRFLRISIITSIALTAGLYQSEIANLITQMPYELSKALITDPLNDTQLMNLLDTAATKGFQYAGRLFQETVFFEANGLLYSLLGIIILLATSLVVAIGGGLVLLTKIAITLLVGWGPLFIIALLWQPTHRLFEQWIIQIINYTILFLLLATVFNLMMNIFANYLSDMRLDYDQNISAMFGGALILSIISITLLLKLSSVANSLAKGITFGHLWRHRN, from the coding sequence ATGGACTTTACAGTGTTCACGCAACTTTTCAATAAAATTGATCAGATAACAAAAACATATGTCACAGATATTTCCTCAAAAACAATAGCCACAATCACACCCTTTGTATCAATCGGTATCACAATCGCTTTCATCATCTATGGATGGCTCATCATTCGGGGCGCTATAGATATGCCTCTCTCCGGATTTGTAAATCGGTTCCTACGGATAAGTATTATTACCTCAATAGCTCTTACCGCAGGACTGTATCAAAGTGAAATTGCCAATTTGATAACACAAATGCCCTATGAGTTATCAAAAGCGCTCATAACAGATCCACTCAATGATACACAATTAATGAATCTACTGGACACAGCAGCAACCAAAGGATTTCAATATGCAGGACGTCTTTTCCAAGAAACCGTCTTCTTCGAAGCCAATGGACTGCTTTACAGTCTCTTAGGCATCATCATCTTGCTAGCAACAAGCCTCGTAGTAGCAATCGGTGGTGGTCTCGTGCTCCTGACAAAAATCGCTATTACACTTCTCGTAGGATGGGGACCTCTCTTCATCATTGCTTTGCTCTGGCAACCAACTCATCGCCTTTTCGAGCAATGGATAATCCAAATCATCAATTATACAATCCTCTTTCTACTCTTAGCGACTGTATTTAATCTGATGATGAATATCTTTGCAAACTATTTGAGCGATATGAGACTCGATTACGACCAGAATATAAGCGCCATGTTTGGGGGTGCTCTCATCTTGTCCATTATATCCATCACGCTTTTACTCAAACTATCAAGTGTTGCCAATTCTCTCGCAAAAGGAATTACATTTGGACATCTATGGAGACATAGAAACTAG